In Calditerrivibrio sp., the following are encoded in one genomic region:
- a CDS encoding ZIP family metal transporter, which produces MDIFFGLNGIIQALFAGIFTWLLTAAGASMVFLFKSINKKILNSMLGFAAGVMIAASFWSLLSPAIELAEKHSDKPWIPAVMGFLAGGAFLLAIDNFIPHLHQGLKIEKAEGIKTSLQRSILLVLAITIHNIPEGLAVGVAFGSVHSQANFTSIGGAIALAVGIGIQNFPEGAAVSIPLMREGFSKRKAFFYGQISGIVEPIAAVIGAYAVSIAEPLLPYALSFAAGAMIYVVVEELIPEAQHGDSDTDLSTIGAMLGFAVMMFLDVAFG; this is translated from the coding sequence ATGGATATCTTTTTTGGTTTAAATGGAATAATACAAGCACTTTTTGCTGGAATCTTTACCTGGCTTTTGACAGCTGCTGGTGCATCAATGGTTTTTCTTTTTAAATCGATCAACAAAAAGATATTAAATAGTATGTTAGGCTTTGCTGCAGGCGTGATGATTGCAGCAAGCTTTTGGTCATTACTTTCACCAGCCATAGAACTCGCAGAAAAACACTCCGACAAACCATGGATACCTGCAGTTATGGGCTTTTTGGCTGGAGGTGCTTTTTTACTTGCTATAGATAACTTTATACCCCATCTGCATCAAGGGCTAAAAATAGAAAAGGCTGAAGGGATAAAGACATCCCTGCAGAGAAGTATTCTACTTGTTTTGGCTATAACAATACACAACATCCCTGAAGGATTAGCAGTAGGTGTAGCATTTGGTTCTGTTCATTCTCAAGCCAATTTCACCTCTATAGGTGGCGCCATTGCCTTAGCAGTCGGTATTGGGATACAAAACTTCCCTGAAGGTGCTGCTGTGTCCATACCCCTGATGAGAGAAGGCTTTAGCAAAAGAAAAGCTTTTTTTTATGGCCAGATCTCAGGAATAGTTGAACCGATTGCAGCTGTAATTGGTGCCTACGCTGTCAGTATTGCCGAACCCTTACTACCCTATGCGCTATCCTTTGCAGCTGGAGCCATGATCTATGTGGTTGTTGAAGAACTCATACCTGAAGCCCAACACGGAGACAGCGATACCGATTTATCCACCATTGGTGCCATGCTGGGGTTTGCTGTCATGATGTTCTTAGATGTTGCCTTTGGCTGA
- a CDS encoding Rrf2 family transcriptional regulator translates to MVLIKKEVDYAIRIIAYLLGKNCLVKTEEISERLYISFSNTIKILHKLSKCGIIETKTGKNGGVLLSKGVEDLSIYSVLKCMGYDSEINACVNVPESCKLNPICNITHFFAELQYDLIDRLKSRKIKDFIFDDKALQKIGGFYE, encoded by the coding sequence ATGGTTTTAATAAAAAAAGAAGTTGATTACGCGATTAGAATAATTGCGTATTTATTAGGTAAGAACTGTTTGGTAAAAACTGAGGAGATCTCTGAGAGGCTTTATATTTCTTTTTCAAATACTATTAAAATTTTGCACAAATTGTCAAAATGTGGTATAATAGAAACTAAGACTGGCAAAAATGGTGGGGTTTTGTTGAGTAAAGGAGTTGAGGATTTGAGCATTTATTCTGTTTTAAAGTGTATGGGTTATGATTCTGAGATAAATGCTTGTGTTAATGTACCTGAATCATGCAAGTTAAATCCAATTTGTAATATTACCCATTTTTTCGCAGAACTTCAGTATGATCTTATAGATCGATTAAAAAGCAGGAAGATTAAGGATTTCATCTTTGATGATAAAGCACTACAAAAAATAGGAGGTTTTTATGAATGA
- a CDS encoding cbb3-type cytochrome c oxidase subunit II has translation MSHNKSKLYSNALLFTVVAAITVLIGTFVTMFYPMMRDEMHPKLESLQPFTPLQLAGRDVYMREGCMNCHTQTVRPLKADVLRYGDYSKAGEFFYDRPHLWGSKRTGPDLARIGGKYPDDWHYQHMANPQAFYEKSNMPKYDFLSKKKIDIDKTVAGLKVLGIQYKPEEIEALKTKNEMDAIVAYLQQLGTSIAKKQVIIVDEKTVEEKSPLAGKAEAVAEGQRLYKIECVGCHGKNAEGNIGTAFADSTRTDKELFLVIANGVEGAMPGYANQFSREKIWAMVEYAKSLKKQ, from the coding sequence ATGTCCCATAACAAGAGTAAATTATATAGCAATGCCCTATTGTTTACAGTGGTTGCGGCGATAACAGTACTTATAGGTACTTTTGTTACCATGTTTTATCCAATGATGAGGGATGAAATGCACCCCAAATTGGAAAGTCTACAGCCTTTTACCCCTCTACAACTTGCTGGTAGAGATGTGTATATGAGAGAAGGTTGCATGAACTGTCATACCCAGACAGTTAGACCATTGAAAGCGGATGTACTTAGGTATGGTGATTATTCCAAGGCTGGTGAGTTTTTCTATGATAGACCACACCTTTGGGGGTCTAAGAGAACAGGTCCAGATCTTGCAAGGATAGGTGGTAAATACCCAGATGATTGGCATTATCAACATATGGCTAACCCGCAAGCTTTTTATGAAAAATCTAATATGCCAAAATACGATTTCTTATCGAAAAAAAAGATCGATATAGATAAGACTGTAGCTGGTTTAAAGGTTTTGGGTATTCAGTACAAACCTGAGGAGATCGAAGCTTTAAAAACAAAGAATGAAATGGATGCCATAGTGGCTTATCTTCAGCAGCTTGGTACTTCTATAGCTAAAAAACAGGTTATCATTGTAGACGAAAAAACAGTAGAGGAAAAGAGCCCATTAGCTGGTAAAGCAGAAGCAGTGGCTGAAGGGCAAAGGCTTTACAAGATCGAGTGTGTGGGTTGTCACGGGAAGAATGCAGAAGGGAATATAGGTACTGCATTCGCTGATTCAACAAGAACAGATAAAGAGCTCTTTCTGGTAATTGCGAACGGAGTCGAAGGTGCAATGCCCGGATATGCTAATCAGTTTAGTAGGGAGAAGATCTGGGCAATGGTTGAATATGCTAAGTCTTTGAAAAAGCAATAG
- a CDS encoding 4Fe-4S binding protein, which translates to MSSNYQQKRKVVRIILISLSLIIPFVKINGNSLLRFDIGELILYLFGYPIPIKNFFFVLLATLFVTFLFVTMTLVYGRIWCGWLCPQSVSMEVTAFVDKLKKGQLAKKGINLVWLWFISFVVALDMVFYFVDPYKFFNSLIFKGYIHPVTLGFIVVLTILVFLDLYLVRYRFCATICPYSMIQSVLYDDHTLAVYMIPETKDKCINCLACVKVCSTGIDIRKGLNSACINCAKCIDACQKVMEKWGGRSLFAYLFGPNNNPNLSRPTVLISGAVTLVFLIVTVVSALNIKSYSVEFMTNPKFYPRYTADEAVNGFQLMLENLGAKEKSFRIELASQLPVKIEPDKVFVVGSKEKIVENVFIKFPREIAEKNQLINLTVFIIDEKGSKIEKKITFRKPFAKRNGVVK; encoded by the coding sequence ATGAGTAGTAACTACCAACAAAAAAGAAAAGTTGTAAGGATAATCCTCATTTCTTTGAGTTTGATTATACCTTTTGTTAAGATCAATGGGAATAGTCTCTTAAGGTTTGATATTGGTGAACTTATACTTTATCTGTTTGGTTATCCTATACCAATAAAAAATTTCTTTTTTGTGTTGCTTGCAACACTTTTTGTTACATTTCTCTTTGTAACAATGACTTTGGTTTATGGAAGGATTTGGTGTGGATGGTTGTGCCCCCAGTCGGTGAGCATGGAGGTAACAGCTTTCGTCGATAAACTTAAAAAAGGGCAATTGGCGAAAAAGGGGATTAATCTCGTCTGGCTTTGGTTTATAAGTTTTGTGGTTGCATTAGATATGGTCTTTTATTTTGTTGATCCATATAAATTTTTTAATAGTTTGATCTTCAAAGGGTATATTCATCCTGTTACCCTTGGTTTCATTGTTGTGCTTACTATCTTAGTTTTTTTAGATCTATATTTAGTTAGATACAGGTTTTGTGCAACTATATGTCCCTACTCCATGATACAATCTGTGCTCTACGATGATCATACGTTAGCTGTATATATGATACCGGAAACTAAGGATAAATGTATCAACTGTTTGGCATGTGTAAAAGTTTGTTCAACTGGTATTGACATAAGAAAGGGGTTGAATTCAGCCTGTATAAATTGTGCAAAGTGTATAGATGCTTGTCAAAAGGTTATGGAGAAATGGGGTGGCAGATCCCTTTTTGCATACCTTTTTGGACCTAATAACAATCCAAATCTATCAAGACCTACAGTTTTAATAAGTGGTGCTGTGACGTTGGTTTTTCTAATTGTGACAGTCGTCTCAGCTTTGAATATCAAAAGCTATTCCGTTGAGTTTATGACCAATCCAAAATTTTATCCAAGATACACAGCTGATGAGGCTGTAAACGGTTTTCAGTTAATGTTGGAGAATTTGGGTGCAAAGGAAAAATCATTCAGGATAGAGTTGGCTTCCCAGCTACCTGTTAAAATTGAACCAGATAAAGTTTTTGTGGTTGGATCTAAAGAGAAGATTGTGGAAAATGTTTTTATAAAATTCCCCAGAGAGATAGCAGAAAAAAATCAATTGATAAATCTAACTGTTTTTATAATAGATGAAAAAGGTAGTAAAATTGAAAAAAAAATAACATTTAGAAAACCTTTTGCAAAAAGGAACGGAGTGGTGAAATGA
- a CDS encoding heavy metal translocating P-type ATPase, which produces MTTKNDLLIECSHCLLKIKRNTAILEKDEDGVERYFCCTGCHSVYHFVKTGGLERFYSIRKGYSPGSIKKVQVREELFKDDLRLIEKGMYLISFFISDIRCAACIWLIENSLKKLDGIKYVRVNYATHKMTVEYESEKIALQRILDTVTNLGYCPVPTILSSTSDLLEREKKEYFVRFAVASFFAMQLMLYSIALYAGYFQGIDKSLKFLFSFLSFLLATPVIFYSGKPFIINSIKSLKNRVLSMDILVSLGTLSAYFYSIFALFTEREIYFDSVAMIITLILLGRFIESSIKLKGSKELLILRSLQPRQVKKLNQIPTDLNNVEPIVERVENIKAGDLIVVYEQEIIPLDGEVVMGSAEVDESALTGESMPFEKKKGTIVFSGTKVISGVIVVSVLGDYKNSVLSKIVDALDSAQNTEFKTKRYVDKVISIFVPSVIAISLATFLYWFFSNGDITDGLIKAVSVLVISCPCALGIATPLALMIATSVSLKEGIVIKNGDILENMKEVKNIFFDKTGTLTEGVLKVSMIYPIDIPEKELIRIVASVEKNSRHPVAKAILDICFDELYELKEYKEVPGIGIYAKITPDIEVVVGNEKIVSYFNLKSLTLAIPEECKNDIQVCVYIDGTFKGMIFLRDHLKKEVPTLFMKWKNHGFSIEVLTGDNERSAKKVLEPILGYATIKAQLSPFQKGERIEALELSGVKTMFVGDGLNDSISIKKASVGIAMGSGSELAIETSDAVILNNSLFSVDKFISISKKTLKVIKENLFWAFIYNIIMIPLAATGYIHPIISAVFMSVSSIIVVLNSLRLKRI; this is translated from the coding sequence ATGACGACGAAGAATGATCTTTTGATTGAATGCAGTCATTGTCTTTTAAAAATAAAAAGAAATACTGCCATCTTGGAAAAAGATGAAGATGGTGTTGAGAGGTATTTTTGTTGTACAGGGTGCCATTCTGTTTATCATTTTGTAAAGACAGGTGGTCTGGAAAGGTTTTACTCTATAAGGAAGGGTTATAGTCCCGGAAGTATAAAGAAGGTACAGGTTAGAGAGGAGCTGTTTAAAGATGATTTAAGGCTTATTGAAAAAGGGATGTATTTAATTAGTTTTTTTATATCTGATATTAGATGTGCTGCTTGTATATGGTTGATAGAAAATAGCTTAAAAAAGTTAGATGGTATAAAGTATGTCAGGGTGAATTATGCTACCCATAAAATGACTGTTGAATATGAAAGTGAAAAGATAGCATTACAGAGGATACTGGATACAGTTACTAATTTGGGCTATTGTCCTGTACCAACTATTTTGTCCTCCACCTCAGATCTTTTGGAGCGGGAAAAAAAAGAATATTTTGTTAGGTTTGCTGTAGCATCATTTTTTGCGATGCAGTTGATGCTTTACAGTATAGCCCTTTATGCTGGATATTTTCAGGGTATTGATAAGAGTTTGAAGTTTTTATTTTCTTTTTTAAGCTTTTTGTTGGCTACTCCGGTGATCTTTTATTCCGGGAAACCTTTTATAATAAATTCCATTAAATCCCTTAAAAATAGGGTTTTGAGTATGGATATACTTGTTTCCTTGGGGACTTTATCGGCTTACTTTTATAGTATTTTTGCACTTTTTACAGAAAGAGAAATATATTTTGACTCGGTTGCTATGATTATCACATTGATACTTTTAGGCAGATTTATAGAATCTTCGATTAAGCTTAAAGGTTCAAAAGAGCTTTTGATATTAAGATCTTTACAACCAAGACAGGTAAAAAAGCTGAATCAAATACCCACTGATCTCAATAATGTAGAACCTATAGTGGAGCGTGTGGAAAATATAAAGGCTGGTGATCTTATTGTGGTTTATGAACAGGAGATTATACCACTTGACGGTGAAGTTGTGATGGGTTCTGCTGAAGTGGATGAGTCTGCTTTAACCGGTGAGAGTATGCCCTTTGAAAAGAAAAAGGGTACAATTGTTTTCTCCGGAACAAAAGTTATATCTGGTGTAATTGTTGTTTCTGTTTTGGGGGATTATAAGAATTCTGTTTTGTCTAAGATTGTTGATGCCCTTGATTCAGCACAAAATACAGAATTTAAGACTAAACGCTATGTAGATAAGGTCATATCCATTTTTGTCCCCTCTGTAATAGCTATATCTTTAGCTACTTTTCTATACTGGTTCTTTTCTAATGGTGATATAACTGATGGTCTGATAAAAGCTGTATCTGTTTTAGTGATATCATGTCCATGTGCCTTGGGGATTGCTACACCCTTAGCCCTTATGATTGCTACAAGTGTTTCATTAAAAGAGGGGATTGTTATAAAAAATGGTGATATTCTCGAGAATATGAAAGAGGTAAAAAATATATTCTTTGATAAAACAGGAACTCTGACAGAAGGGGTATTAAAAGTTTCCATGATATATCCTATAGATATCCCAGAAAAAGAACTCATTCGGATAGTTGCTTCTGTTGAGAAAAACTCAAGACATCCCGTAGCAAAGGCCATATTGGATATCTGTTTTGATGAGTTATATGAGCTAAAAGAGTATAAAGAGGTACCTGGTATAGGGATTTACGCCAAGATAACTCCTGACATTGAAGTTGTGGTGGGGAATGAAAAAATTGTTTCATACTTTAATCTAAAATCACTGACTTTAGCTATACCTGAAGAATGTAAAAATGATATTCAGGTCTGTGTATATATCGATGGGACATTCAAGGGGATGATTTTTCTTAGGGATCATCTTAAAAAAGAAGTTCCGACCCTTTTTATGAAATGGAAAAATCATGGATTCAGCATAGAAGTACTCACTGGAGATAATGAGAGATCAGCGAAAAAAGTCTTAGAGCCTATATTAGGTTATGCTACTATAAAAGCACAACTTTCACCCTTTCAAAAAGGGGAGAGGATTGAAGCTTTGGAGTTAAGTGGTGTAAAGACTATGTTTGTAGGGGATGGTCTAAACGATTCTATATCTATTAAAAAAGCGTCTGTGGGGATTGCTATGGGTAGTGGGTCTGAACTGGCAATAGAGACTTCAGATGCGGTGATATTGAATAATAGTCTGTTTAGTGTTGATAAGTTTATATCCATATCGAAAAAGACATTAAAAGTAATCAAAGAGAACCTTTTTTGGGCGTTTATCTACAATATAATTATGATCCCGTTGGCAGCCACGGGTTATATTCATCCTATAATCTCTGCTGTATTTATGAGTGTGAGCTCAATTATTGTTGTATTAAACTCGTTAAGATTAAAAAGAATTTAA
- a CDS encoding cbb3-type cytochrome c oxidase subunit 3: MAWDHIMLIIFGFFLVFLMLGAIIYYYLPHRKEKVEKAKYDMLKDEDE; this comes from the coding sequence ATGGCATGGGATCATATAATGCTTATTATTTTTGGATTTTTTTTAGTATTTTTGATGTTAGGTGCTATAATCTACTACTATCTACCTCATAGAAAAGAAAAAGTGGAAAAGGCAAAGTATGATATGTTAAAGGATGAGGATGAGTAG
- the ccoS gene encoding cbb3-type cytochrome oxidase assembly protein CcoS yields the protein MSSLYILVPISLLLGGLALYFFFWALKRKQFDDTEGIKYRILHDDDEE from the coding sequence ATGTCATCTCTGTACATTCTTGTGCCAATCAGCCTTTTGTTAGGTGGATTGGCACTTTATTTCTTTTTTTGGGCGTTGAAAAGAAAGCAGTTTGATGATACTGAAGGGATAAAATATAGAATACTCCACGATGACGACGAAGAATGA
- a CDS encoding cbb3-type cytochrome c oxidase subunit I, which translates to MNEYQYDYQTVKGFIISSLFWGVVGLVIGLLISVQMWNADFNFGEYFTFGRLRTIHTNVLAYGLGIGAEFGIFYYLVIRLTKRPLIFPKLARFHLWLFNIGIALATWTLFMGYSQNLEYAEFEWPIDIAVVILWVIFAINVMGTIFKRKEEEMYISLWFIIATIVTVAILYIVNNLSIPATLFKSYHLFAGVNSANVEWWYGHNAVGFLFTTPILAMFYYFLPKSTGLPIYSHRLSIISFWSLIFAYLWTGAHHLVYTPLPDWIQTLGIAFTLFLIVPSWGSVVNGYFTVESDWSVMKNKYLTKFFIAGITFYGLQTIQGPSQSIRVISSLIHYTDWVPGHVHMGTMGWVTMVVCASIYYIIPHIYKTEIYSEKIANIHFWIVLIGQLMFSITMWITGIQQGAMWKMTNPDGSLKYTFIETVVANYPYWQMRTIAGVIFVIGMLFFLYNVFMTIQKGKKELAAKLAAANA; encoded by the coding sequence ATGAATGAGTACCAATACGATTACCAAACGGTAAAGGGTTTTATAATTTCCAGCCTATTTTGGGGCGTAGTGGGGCTTGTAATTGGTCTTCTTATCTCAGTCCAGATGTGGAATGCTGATTTTAACTTCGGAGAGTATTTTACGTTTGGAAGATTGAGGACGATCCACACTAACGTTTTGGCTTATGGTCTCGGTATAGGCGCTGAATTTGGTATTTTTTACTATTTAGTAATTAGGCTAACTAAAAGACCGCTTATCTTCCCAAAGCTTGCACGTTTTCACCTATGGCTGTTCAATATCGGTATAGCACTTGCGACATGGACACTTTTTATGGGGTATTCCCAGAATCTTGAATACGCTGAATTCGAATGGCCTATCGATATTGCCGTAGTGATTCTGTGGGTTATTTTTGCCATCAATGTGATGGGGACTATTTTCAAAAGAAAAGAAGAGGAGATGTATATATCCCTCTGGTTTATCATTGCTACCATTGTTACAGTAGCTATTCTTTATATAGTAAACAATCTTTCAATCCCAGCTACACTTTTCAAATCTTATCACCTTTTTGCTGGTGTTAATAGTGCAAATGTGGAATGGTGGTATGGCCATAATGCGGTTGGATTTTTGTTTACTACCCCAATTCTTGCAATGTTTTATTATTTCTTGCCTAAATCCACTGGGCTACCCATATACAGCCATAGACTTTCTATAATTTCTTTCTGGTCACTTATTTTTGCTTACCTCTGGACAGGAGCACACCACCTTGTTTACACGCCACTTCCTGATTGGATACAGACCTTAGGTATAGCGTTCACCCTTTTCTTAATAGTTCCATCATGGGGTTCTGTGGTTAATGGGTACTTTACAGTGGAAAGTGACTGGTCTGTGATGAAGAACAAGTATCTGACTAAATTCTTTATTGCAGGTATAACTTTTTATGGCTTACAGACTATTCAAGGCCCATCTCAGAGTATTAGAGTGATAAGTTCTTTAATTCACTATACCGACTGGGTACCAGGTCACGTTCATATGGGTACTATGGGTTGGGTGACAATGGTTGTATGTGCTTCTATTTATTATATCATTCCACATATCTATAAAACAGAGATTTACAGTGAAAAGATAGCCAACATACATTTCTGGATAGTGCTGATTGGCCAGCTTATGTTCTCCATTACTATGTGGATTACTGGTATTCAGCAGGGGGCTATGTGGAAAATGACAAACCCTGATGGTTCACTTAAGTATACATTTATTGAGACAGTTGTAGCAAATTATCCTTACTGGCAAATGAGAACAATCGCAGGTGTGATATTCGTAATTGGAATGCTTTTCTTCCTGTATAATGTATTTATGACTATTCAAAAGGGGAAGAAAGAGCTTGCAGCTAAACTCGCTGCGGCTAATGCTTAA